The Metabacillus litoralis genome contains a region encoding:
- a CDS encoding DUF503 domain-containing protein produces MIGYVDCECLIYDTQSLKEKRAVLQRVLTRIKQKYNVSISEIDFQDTWQHTKFGIVAITSSKVSTEKELNHVLNFIDSFPEIERTVTTFEWF; encoded by the coding sequence ATGATCGGCTACGTTGATTGTGAATGTTTGATTTATGATACACAGTCATTAAAAGAGAAACGAGCGGTCTTACAAAGAGTTTTAACAAGAATCAAACAAAAGTACAATGTTTCTATTTCAGAAATTGATTTTCAGGACACATGGCAGCATACAAAATTTGGGATTGTTGCCATTACGTCCTCAAAGGTTTCAACAGAAAAGGAATTAAATCATGTCCTAAACTTTATTGATTCGTTTCCTGAAATAGAAAGAACCGTTACAACGTTTGAATGGTTTTAA
- the rbfA gene encoding 30S ribosome-binding factor RbfA, producing MSLRANRVGEQMKKELGDIIGRKIKDPRIGFVTVTDVSVSGDLQIAKVFISVLGDEEQRQNTLKGLAKAKGFIRSEIGQRIRLRKTPEIQFEFDESIDYGNRIETLLHELNVENKEED from the coding sequence ATGAGCTTAAGAGCAAACCGTGTCGGGGAACAAATGAAAAAAGAACTAGGCGATATTATCGGTCGTAAAATAAAAGACCCGCGTATTGGCTTTGTTACTGTAACTGATGTAAGTGTATCTGGAGATCTTCAGATTGCAAAGGTGTTCATTTCTGTCCTAGGAGATGAGGAGCAAAGACAAAATACTCTTAAAGGCTTAGCGAAAGCAAAAGGTTTTATTAGGTCTGAAATTGGTCAACGAATTCGTCTTAGAAAAACACCGGAGATTCAATTTGAATTTGATGAGTCAATTGACTACGGTAATCGTATTGAAACTCTTCTTCATGAGTTAAATGTTGAAAATAAAGAGGAGGATTAA
- the truB gene encoding tRNA pseudouridine(55) synthase TruB has product MEGVLLLNKPAGMTSHDCVARMRRLAKTRKVGHTGTLDPDVTGVLPICLGRATKIVEYLTAATKTYEAEVTIGFSTTTEDASGEIVKRQSVQSPISEEKVKHVLNSMVGTIEQVPPMYSAVKVNGKKLYEYARAGIEIERPARTITINELVLLGDVHNEDNLTKFQFRVTCSKGTYVRTLAVMIGEKLDYPAHMSHLIRTKSGNFKIEDCLTFEEIENAIENDELQSKLLPIGEALYDLPKLIIHDTLAEKVKNGAVLELPSQFKDIEVGVPIVVYDHDDRCLAIYGKHPNKLNLMKPTKVLLNEA; this is encoded by the coding sequence ATGGAAGGTGTTCTTTTACTTAATAAGCCTGCTGGTATGACATCTCATGATTGTGTCGCAAGAATGCGAAGGTTGGCAAAAACAAGGAAAGTCGGTCATACAGGCACGTTAGATCCAGATGTAACTGGGGTACTTCCTATATGCCTTGGTAGAGCAACAAAGATTGTAGAATATTTAACAGCTGCAACAAAAACCTATGAAGCTGAGGTAACGATTGGTTTTTCAACAACAACTGAGGATGCATCAGGGGAAATTGTTAAAAGGCAAAGTGTACAATCACCTATTTCAGAGGAAAAAGTTAAGCATGTATTAAATTCAATGGTTGGTACAATTGAGCAAGTTCCTCCCATGTATTCTGCTGTTAAAGTTAACGGAAAAAAACTTTATGAGTATGCAAGAGCTGGTATAGAGATCGAAAGGCCGGCTAGGACCATTACAATAAATGAGCTTGTGCTTCTTGGTGATGTTCATAACGAAGACAATCTCACAAAGTTCCAATTCCGTGTTACTTGCTCTAAAGGTACTTATGTCCGTACATTGGCTGTAATGATAGGTGAAAAATTAGACTACCCAGCACATATGTCACATTTAATTAGAACAAAATCTGGAAATTTTAAAATTGAAGACTGCTTAACTTTTGAAGAAATAGAAAATGCGATCGAAAATGATGAGTTACAAAGCAAATTGCTGCCTATAGGCGAAGCATTATATGATTTGCCGAAACTGATAATCCATGATACTCTAGCAGAGAAAGTAAAAAATGGTGCAGTGTTAGAATTACCGTCACAATTTAAGGACATTGAAGTGGGTGTTCCAATTGTTGTCTATGATCATGACGACCGCTGTTTAGCGATCTATGGAAAGCATCCCAACAAATTAAATTTGATGAAACCCACTAAGGTACTACTAAATGAAGCGTAA
- the ribF gene encoding bifunctional riboflavin kinase/FAD synthetase, with protein MKIIRLSQPHNINQLDFPEMVMALGYFDGVHKGHQKVITKAKEIAKGAGMKSAVMTFHPHPLVVLRKKEDIDYITPLEEKIQLIQDLDVDLLFVVEFTKEFAALLPQQFVDDYIIKLNVKHVVAGFDFTYGHLGKGTMETIPFHSREQFLHTTVEKITDHDRKVSSTLIREVIRSGDVEYAQTLLGRPHSVAGIVVHGDKRGRTIGFPTANVEVEEHYLIPPTGVYAVTIDIDTVIFDGVCNIGYKPTFNNDKSPKPSIEVHIFDFNREIYGQKVSVSWFKRIRSEKKFHNVDELIEQISKDKAAAEQFFHKKMV; from the coding sequence GTGAAAATAATAAGATTGTCTCAACCACATAACATAAATCAACTTGATTTTCCTGAAATGGTCATGGCATTAGGCTATTTTGACGGAGTACATAAAGGTCATCAAAAAGTAATAACAAAAGCGAAAGAAATAGCAAAAGGAGCTGGAATGAAAAGTGCCGTAATGACCTTTCATCCACACCCACTTGTTGTTCTTCGTAAAAAGGAAGATATTGATTATATTACTCCCTTAGAAGAGAAAATACAGTTAATACAAGATCTTGATGTAGATTTATTGTTCGTAGTTGAATTTACCAAGGAGTTTGCTGCTTTATTGCCACAACAATTTGTGGATGATTATATTATTAAGTTAAATGTAAAGCATGTTGTAGCAGGTTTTGATTTTACATATGGACACCTGGGCAAAGGAACAATGGAAACTATTCCGTTTCATTCAAGAGAGCAGTTTTTACATACAACTGTGGAAAAAATAACAGATCATGATCGGAAGGTTAGTTCGACTCTGATTCGGGAGGTTATTAGAAGTGGTGATGTTGAGTATGCACAGACACTTTTAGGGAGACCTCATTCAGTTGCTGGTATAGTAGTTCATGGTGATAAACGAGGACGAACAATTGGTTTTCCAACTGCTAATGTTGAGGTCGAAGAGCATTATCTAATACCTCCAACTGGTGTTTATGCTGTTACAATAGATATTGATACTGTTATCTTTGATGGGGTTTGTAATATTGGTTATAAGCCAACTTTTAACAACGACAAATCCCCAAAACCTAGTATTGAAGTTCACATATTTGACTTCAATAGAGAAATTTATGGTCAAAAAGTTTCAGTTTCATGGTTTAAACGTATAAGAAGTGAAAAAAAATTCCATAATGTTGATGAGCTCATTGAGCAAATTTCTAAAGACAAGGCTGCTGCCGAACAATTCTTTCATAAAAAGATGGTATAA
- the rpsO gene encoding 30S ribosomal protein S15, with protein MAITQERKNELIAQYKTHESDTGSPEVQIAILTEDINNLNDHLRVHKKDHHSRRGLLKMVGKRRNLLTYLRNKDVTRYRELINKLGLRR; from the coding sequence ATGGCTATCACACAAGAACGTAAAAATGAACTAATCGCTCAATATAAAACACATGAGTCAGATACTGGATCTCCAGAGGTTCAAATTGCTATCCTTACTGAGGACATCAATAATCTTAACGATCACTTACGTGTTCACAAAAAAGACCACCATTCACGTCGCGGTCTTTTAAAAATGGTAGGTAAACGTCGTAACTTACTAACTTACCTACGTAATAAAGACGTTACTCGTTATCGTGAGTTAATCAACAAGCTTGGTTTACGTCGATAA
- the pnp gene encoding polyribonucleotide nucleotidyltransferase: MGQDKQTFSIDWAGRNLTVEIGQLAKQANGSVMIRYGDTAVLSTATASKDPKPLDFFPLTVNYEERLYAVGKIPGGFIKREGRPSEKAILASRLIDRPIRPLFADGFRNEVQVISIVMSVDQDCSSEMAAMFGSSLALCVSDIPFEGPIAGVTVGRINNEFVINPTVEQAEQSDIHLVVAGTKDAINMVEAGADEVPEETMLEAIMFGHEEIKRLISFQEEVAAAVGKEKMEIELFDLDADLEKEIREFAEGDLLQAIQVQEKHAREDAISAVKNNVVEKFEAQEADESTIKMVKQILSKLVKAEVRRLITEEKVRPDGRGVDEIRPLSSEVGLLARTHGSGLFTRGQTQALSICTLGALGDVQILDGLGIEESKRFMHHYNFPQFSVGETGPMRGPGRREIGHGALGERALEPVIPSEKDFPYTVRLVSEVLESNGSTSQASICASTLAMMDAGVPIKAPVAGIAMGLVKSGEHYTVLTDIQGMEDALGDMDFKVAGTDKGVTALQMDIKIEGLSREILEEALQQAKKGRMEILKSMLATISTPKGELSQYAPKILTMKINPDKIRDVIGPSGKQINKIIEETGVKIDIEQDGTVFISSVNDEMNQKAKKIIEDLVREVVVGQLYLGKVKRIEKFGAFVEIFAGKDGLVHISELAEERVGKVEDVVSIGDELLVKVTEIDKQGRVNLSRKAVLKEQKENQPEQQG; this comes from the coding sequence ATGGGACAAGATAAACAAACGTTCTCCATAGATTGGGCAGGTCGAAACCTTACTGTTGAAATCGGCCAGCTTGCAAAACAAGCAAACGGGTCTGTAATGATTCGTTATGGCGATACGGCAGTTTTAAGCACTGCTACCGCATCAAAAGATCCAAAACCTTTAGACTTTTTTCCTTTAACAGTTAATTACGAAGAGCGTTTATATGCTGTAGGAAAAATTCCTGGAGGATTTATCAAGAGAGAAGGAAGACCAAGTGAAAAAGCTATATTAGCTAGCCGACTGATTGACCGTCCAATTAGACCTTTATTTGCTGATGGTTTTAGAAATGAAGTTCAGGTTATTAGTATTGTGATGAGTGTTGATCAAGACTGTTCTTCTGAAATGGCTGCTATGTTTGGATCTTCATTAGCACTTTGTGTATCTGACATTCCTTTTGAGGGACCGATTGCGGGTGTTACTGTTGGAAGAATCAATAATGAATTTGTCATTAACCCAACAGTTGAACAAGCAGAACAAAGTGATATCCATTTAGTAGTAGCTGGTACAAAAGACGCCATTAATATGGTTGAAGCTGGTGCTGATGAAGTTCCAGAAGAAACAATGTTAGAAGCTATCATGTTTGGGCATGAAGAAATAAAACGTTTAATCTCTTTCCAAGAGGAAGTAGCTGCAGCTGTTGGAAAAGAAAAAATGGAAATTGAGCTATTCGATCTTGATGCCGATCTTGAAAAAGAAATTCGAGAGTTTGCAGAGGGTGACTTATTACAAGCTATTCAGGTTCAAGAGAAACATGCACGTGAAGATGCGATCAGCGCTGTGAAAAACAATGTTGTAGAGAAATTTGAGGCACAAGAAGCTGATGAGAGCACCATTAAGATGGTTAAACAAATCTTATCAAAACTTGTAAAGGCAGAAGTACGTCGCTTAATTACGGAAGAAAAAGTAAGACCTGATGGACGTGGTGTTGATGAGATTCGCCCACTGTCTTCTGAAGTTGGGTTATTAGCTAGAACACATGGTTCAGGTTTGTTTACACGTGGACAAACTCAAGCATTAAGTATATGTACACTTGGAGCGTTGGGTGATGTACAAATTCTTGATGGACTAGGTATTGAGGAATCCAAGCGCTTTATGCACCATTACAACTTCCCACAATTTAGTGTTGGTGAAACTGGACCTATGAGAGGACCAGGACGACGTGAAATTGGACATGGTGCGCTAGGTGAAAGAGCATTAGAACCAGTTATTCCATCTGAGAAAGACTTCCCATATACAGTTCGCTTAGTATCAGAAGTTCTTGAATCAAACGGTTCTACTTCACAAGCAAGTATTTGTGCAAGTACGTTAGCAATGATGGATGCAGGTGTTCCGATTAAGGCTCCTGTTGCTGGAATTGCAATGGGACTAGTAAAATCCGGGGAACACTATACAGTTTTAACAGACATCCAAGGTATGGAAGATGCTCTTGGTGATATGGACTTTAAGGTAGCCGGAACTGATAAAGGTGTAACGGCTTTACAAATGGATATTAAAATAGAAGGCTTATCAAGAGAAATACTTGAAGAAGCATTACAACAAGCGAAAAAGGGTCGAATGGAAATCTTAAAATCGATGCTTGCTACCATTTCCACTCCAAAAGGTGAGCTTTCTCAATATGCACCTAAGATCTTAACAATGAAGATTAATCCAGATAAAATTAGAGATGTTATTGGTCCTAGCGGAAAGCAAATTAATAAAATTATTGAAGAAACTGGAGTTAAGATTGATATCGAGCAAGATGGTACTGTCTTCATTTCATCAGTAAATGATGAGATGAACCAAAAAGCGAAGAAAATTATTGAAGATCTTGTACGAGAAGTTGTTGTTGGACAACTATATCTTGGTAAAGTAAAACGAATTGAAAAGTTCGGAGCATTTGTAGAAATTTTTGCGGGTAAAGATGGTTTAGTTCACATATCAGAGCTTGCAGAGGAACGTGTTGGAAAAGTTGAAGACGTTGTTTCAATTGGTGATGAGCTACTTGTAAAGGTAACTGAAATTGATAAACAAGGTCGTGTTAATTTATCTAGAAAAGCAGTATTGAAAGAACAAAAAGAAAATCAACCAGAACAGCAAGGTTGA
- a CDS encoding polysaccharide deacetylase family protein, with amino-acid sequence MQRKMIHIVGFALILIVSIGFLQNPFTSSYVDQIKHASVTVSKHQDDLYEEIAAKAPEYNIPAQNAEVHKVWKATPGYNGLEVDIDESYKKMKAKGTFDESLLVYRQVKPSVHLEDLPSEPIYRGHPDKPMVSFIINVAWGNEYIPDMLETLNKYHVKATFFLEGRWVKENPDMAMMIVDAGHEIGNHSYSHPDMSQLSSGNIREQLSKTNEVIKSVTDITPTWFAPPSGSFKNEVVKIADEMSMKTVMWSVDTIDWQRPEPHVLVSRVMNKVHNGALILMHPTSSTSESLETLILSIKQKGYSFGSVSMLVNEERLSIKDVDEDK; translated from the coding sequence ATGCAAAGGAAAATGATTCATATTGTGGGATTTGCCTTAATCTTAATTGTTAGCATCGGATTTTTACAAAATCCATTTACATCTTCATATGTTGATCAAATAAAGCATGCTAGTGTAACAGTGTCTAAACATCAAGACGATTTATATGAAGAAATTGCAGCAAAAGCACCGGAATACAATATTCCTGCTCAAAATGCGGAAGTACATAAAGTATGGAAGGCCACGCCTGGTTATAATGGTTTAGAGGTGGATATAGATGAGTCCTACAAGAAGATGAAAGCAAAGGGAACCTTTGATGAAAGCCTTCTTGTATACCGACAAGTCAAGCCTTCTGTTCATTTAGAAGATTTACCTTCTGAGCCAATTTATCGTGGACATCCTGATAAACCGATGGTGTCATTCATTATTAACGTAGCATGGGGAAATGAGTACATACCTGATATGCTTGAGACGCTTAATAAGTACCATGTAAAGGCCACCTTTTTTCTTGAAGGAAGATGGGTAAAAGAAAATCCGGATATGGCAATGATGATTGTAGATGCTGGCCATGAAATTGGAAATCATTCCTATTCACATCCAGATATGAGTCAATTATCCAGCGGTAATATAAGAGAACAACTTTCGAAGACAAACGAAGTGATAAAATCAGTAACTGATATTACTCCAACTTGGTTCGCTCCCCCAAGTGGTAGCTTTAAAAATGAGGTAGTAAAAATTGCGGATGAAATGAGCATGAAAACAGTTATGTGGAGCGTAGACACAATTGATTGGCAGCGTCCAGAACCACATGTGTTAGTTTCAAGAGTAATGAATAAAGTTCATAATGGGGCACTTATTTTAATGCATCCTACTTCCTCTACATCTGAGAGCCTTGAAACGTTAATATTATCCATTAAACAAAAAGGATATTCCTTCGGATCAGTATCAATGCTTGTAAACGAAGAACGGTTATCAATAAAAGATGTAGATGAGGATAAATAA
- a CDS encoding M16 family metallopeptidase, protein MIKKYTCQNGVRIVLENIPTVRSVAIGVWIGTGSRNEEPKINGVSHFLEHMFFKGTKTRSAREIAESFDSIGGQVNAFTSKEYTCYYAKVLDDHANYALDVLADMFFNSTFDEEELKKEKNVVYEEIKMYDDTPDDIVHDILSKATYGDHPLGYPILGTEETLASFNGDTLREYMNNHYTPENVVVSVAGNVSEGFIKEVEKFFGSYETNAQKHEIGKPTFLDQKLAKQKDTEQAHLCLGYNGLEVGHDNIYSLIVLNNILGGSMSSRLFQDVREQKGLAYSVFSYHSSYEDNGLLTIYGGTGRNQLNVLFETIQETLSTLKADGITAKELANSKEQMKGSLMLSLESTNSRMSRNGKNELLLGYHRSLDSIIDKVNEVSEESVNTLANQLFTDSYSVALISPDGTLPESLKS, encoded by the coding sequence TTGATCAAAAAATATACTTGTCAAAATGGAGTAAGAATTGTACTAGAAAATATCCCGACGGTTCGATCAGTTGCAATTGGTGTATGGATTGGAACAGGCTCACGTAATGAAGAGCCAAAAATTAACGGAGTTTCTCATTTTTTAGAGCACATGTTTTTTAAAGGAACAAAAACAAGATCAGCTCGTGAAATCGCTGAATCATTCGATAGCATTGGTGGCCAAGTAAATGCATTTACTTCTAAAGAATATACTTGTTATTATGCAAAAGTTCTTGATGATCATGCTAACTATGCGCTTGATGTGCTAGCAGACATGTTTTTTAACTCAACATTTGATGAGGAAGAGTTGAAAAAAGAAAAGAATGTTGTTTATGAAGAGATTAAAATGTACGATGATACACCTGATGATATTGTACATGATATTTTAAGTAAAGCTACTTATGGTGATCACCCACTAGGTTATCCTATTCTTGGAACTGAAGAAACTCTTGCATCTTTTAACGGTGATACATTAAGAGAGTATATGAACAATCACTATACTCCTGAAAATGTTGTTGTTTCTGTTGCAGGGAATGTATCTGAAGGCTTTATTAAAGAAGTTGAGAAATTCTTTGGTTCTTATGAAACAAATGCTCAAAAACACGAAATCGGAAAACCAACGTTCTTGGATCAAAAATTAGCCAAGCAAAAGGATACGGAACAAGCACATCTTTGTTTAGGCTATAATGGTCTAGAAGTTGGTCATGATAATATTTACAGCTTAATTGTGTTAAATAATATATTAGGTGGAAGTATGAGCAGTCGCTTGTTCCAGGATGTACGTGAACAAAAAGGACTTGCGTATTCTGTTTTCTCCTACCATTCTTCCTATGAAGATAATGGACTCCTTACAATTTATGGTGGGACAGGAAGGAATCAATTAAATGTATTATTTGAAACAATTCAGGAGACATTATCAACTTTAAAAGCGGATGGAATTACTGCAAAAGAATTAGCAAACAGCAAGGAACAAATGAAAGGAAGTCTAATGCTAAGTCTTGAGAGTACGAATAGTAGAATGAGCAGAAATGGTAAAAACGAGCTCTTACTAGGCTATCACCGTTCATTAGATTCAATCATTGACAAAGTAAATGAGGTTTCTGAAGAAAGTGTAAATACTTTAGCTAACCAATTGTTTACAGATTCTTATTCTGTAGCGTTAATAAGTCCTGATGGAACACTTCCAGAGAGTTTAAAATCTTAA
- a CDS encoding YlmC/YmxH family sporulation protein, with translation MRLSELSGKEIVDVKRAERLGVLGQTDLEINEQTGQITTLIIPSLKWFGLRKQGQEIRVPWQHIKKIGTDMIILDIPDEQIEKIES, from the coding sequence ATGAGATTAAGTGAATTAAGTGGAAAAGAAATTGTAGATGTAAAGCGTGCTGAGCGCTTGGGAGTACTTGGCCAAACTGATTTAGAAATTAATGAGCAAACTGGTCAAATTACTACATTAATTATTCCTTCGCTAAAATGGTTTGGCTTAAGAAAGCAAGGACAAGAAATCCGAGTTCCTTGGCAGCATATTAAAAAGATTGGAACAGATATGATTATTCTTGATATCCCAGATGAACAAATTGAAAAAATTGAATCTTAA
- the dpaA gene encoding dipicolinic acid synthetase subunit A — protein MLTGLNVAVIGGDARQLEVIRKLTELDAKLLLIGFDQLDHGFTGATKVKIDEVQFNEIDAIILPIPGTNHEGVVDTVFSNEEVILSEELLEQTPSHCTIYSGISNSYLDNLVSTTNRKLIQLFERDDVAIYNSIPTVEGTIMMVIQHTDITIHGSTIAVLGLGRVGMSVARTFASLGAKVKVGARDTADLARITEMGLTPFHIDDIQREVKDIDVCINTIPSLLVTAKVISNMPAHTLIVDLASKPGGTDFRYAEKRGIKALLAPGLPGIVAPKSAGQIVANVLSQLLGELKIDGKGSSS, from the coding sequence ATGTTAACTGGATTAAATGTAGCTGTAATCGGTGGCGATGCAAGGCAGCTAGAAGTTATCCGTAAATTAACTGAACTTGACGCAAAGCTTTTGCTCATCGGTTTTGATCAGCTTGATCATGGTTTTACAGGTGCTACAAAAGTCAAGATAGATGAGGTTCAATTTAATGAAATAGATGCCATAATTTTGCCTATCCCCGGTACGAATCATGAGGGGGTCGTAGATACTGTATTTTCAAATGAAGAAGTTATTTTATCAGAAGAATTACTAGAACAAACACCTTCTCATTGTACGATATATTCCGGCATCTCAAATTCATATCTAGATAACCTTGTAAGTACAACAAATAGAAAATTAATTCAATTATTTGAACGAGATGATGTTGCAATATATAACTCAATACCTACAGTAGAAGGAACAATTATGATGGTCATTCAGCATACTGATATCACAATTCATGGCTCAACCATAGCGGTCCTTGGGTTAGGGAGAGTCGGAATGAGTGTAGCAAGAACATTTGCCTCACTAGGTGCAAAAGTAAAAGTAGGTGCCAGAGATACAGCGGATCTAGCAAGAATTACAGAAATGGGGCTTACGCCATTTCATATTGACGATATTCAACGAGAAGTGAAAGACATTGATGTTTGTATCAACACAATTCCATCTTTATTAGTCACAGCAAAGGTAATCTCAAATATGCCGGCACACACATTAATTGTAGACTTAGCATCAAAGCCAGGGGGAACTGATTTCCGGTATGCAGAAAAACGTGGAATTAAAGCATTATTGGCTCCAGGATTGCCTGGAATCGTTGCACCTAAATCAGCCGGGCAAATTGTTGCAAATGTTTTATCACAACTTTTGGGTGAGTTAAAAATAGATGGAAAGGGGTCTTCTTCATGA
- a CDS encoding dipicolinate synthase subunit B has translation MKLEGKRIGFGMTGSHCTYEEVYPQIKSLMDEGADIIPVVSHTVKNTTTRFGKAGEWVEKVEELTGNKVIDSIVAAEPLGPKLPLDCMVIAPLTGNSMSKFANALTDSPVLMAAKATLRTHRPVVLGISTNDALGLNGVNLMRLMATKDIYFIPFGQDMPDKKPNSMVARMESLLDTVLAALEGKQFQPVVVEKFRDLEN, from the coding sequence ATGAAATTAGAAGGTAAAAGAATAGGATTTGGAATGACGGGTTCTCACTGCACGTATGAAGAGGTATATCCACAAATTAAGTCATTAATGGATGAAGGAGCTGACATTATACCAGTTGTCTCTCATACTGTGAAAAATACAACTACACGTTTTGGTAAAGCTGGAGAATGGGTAGAGAAAGTTGAAGAATTAACTGGCAATAAAGTAATTGATTCAATTGTGGCGGCAGAGCCACTAGGACCAAAATTGCCACTTGATTGTATGGTTATCGCACCATTAACAGGTAACTCCATGAGTAAATTTGCCAATGCTTTAACAGACTCTCCTGTATTAATGGCAGCTAAGGCTACTCTTCGGACTCATCGTCCTGTAGTACTTGGAATCTCTACAAATGATGCATTAGGATTGAATGGTGTAAACTTAATGCGTCTTATGGCAACAAAAGATATCTACTTTATTCCATTTGGTCAGGATATGCCAGATAAAAAGCCAAATTCAATGGTGGCAAGAATGGAATCATTGCTAGATACAGTATTAGCAGCTTTAGAAGGTAAACAATTTCAACCAGTAGTTGTAGAAAAATTCCGTGATTTAGAGAATTAA
- the asd gene encoding aspartate-semialdehyde dehydrogenase encodes MEARGYHVAVVGATGAVGQQMLHTLEQRNFPISKLTLLSSERSAGKKVMFKNEEYTVQVATPESFEGVQIALFSAGGSVSKQFAPEAVKRGAIVVDNTSAYRMDENVPLVVPEVNEEALKNHNGIIANPNCSTIQMVVALEPIRKQYGLNKVIVSTYQAVSGAGAAAINELKEQSKAILNGEEFTPEILPVGSDEKHYQIAFNAIPQIDKFQENGFTFEEMKMINETKKIMTMPKLHVAATCVRLPVETGHSESVYVEVDSQDVSAQQLKELLKNSDGITLQDDPSQQLYPMPANCVGKNDVFVGRIRKDLDRDNGFHMWIVSDNLLKGAAWNSVQIAESLVKLQLV; translated from the coding sequence ATGGAAGCAAGAGGTTATCATGTAGCAGTAGTCGGAGCAACAGGAGCAGTAGGGCAACAAATGCTTCATACTTTAGAACAACGTAATTTTCCTATTTCAAAATTAACTTTGCTTTCTTCTGAGCGTTCTGCCGGTAAAAAGGTAATGTTCAAGAATGAAGAATATACTGTTCAAGTTGCAACCCCTGAAAGCTTTGAAGGCGTACAGATTGCGTTATTCAGTGCAGGTGGAAGTGTATCTAAGCAATTTGCTCCAGAAGCTGTAAAACGAGGAGCAATTGTTGTAGACAACACGAGTGCATATAGAATGGATGAAAATGTTCCATTAGTAGTGCCTGAAGTAAACGAAGAAGCTTTAAAAAATCATAACGGGATTATTGCTAATCCAAACTGTTCAACAATTCAAATGGTTGTAGCCCTTGAACCAATCCGTAAGCAGTATGGCTTAAATAAAGTAATTGTGTCAACGTATCAAGCAGTTTCAGGAGCTGGTGCAGCTGCTATTAACGAACTAAAGGAACAGTCAAAAGCTATTTTAAATGGTGAAGAATTTACTCCAGAAATTCTGCCTGTAGGTAGTGATGAAAAGCATTATCAAATTGCTTTTAATGCGATTCCACAAATTGATAAGTTCCAAGAAAATGGATTTACATTTGAAGAAATGAAAATGATAAACGAAACGAAGAAAATTATGACTATGCCCAAGTTGCATGTTGCTGCAACTTGTGTAAGGTTACCTGTAGAAACTGGTCACTCTGAGTCTGTTTATGTTGAAGTTGATTCTCAGGACGTTTCAGCACAACAACTAAAAGAGTTGCTAAAAAATTCAGATGGAATTACTCTTCAAGACGATCCGTCTCAGCAGTTATATCCAATGCCGGCAAATTGTGTTGGGAAGAATGATGTTTTCGTAGGCAGAATCCGTAAAGATTTAGACCGCGATAATGGTTTCCACATGTGGATTGTCTCTGATAACCTATTAAAAGGTGCTGCATGGAATTCTGTACAGATCGCTGAAAGTTTAGTTAAATTACAATTAGTTTAA